The Methanolobus sp. WCC4 genome includes the window TGGATAAGGTGTGCAGGCTCATAGCCAGCACACTGGACCACTATGGGATTGAAAAAGCTCATTTCATGGGCTTTTCCTTCAGCTCACTGATATGCCTGCGCTTCGCTGTGCTCTATCCTGAAAAGGTTAGCTCGCTCATCCTTGGAGGCGGGATAATCAAGTTCAACCTGAGGACGAAGTTCCTGCTTTACCTTGCTATCACGTTCAAGAGATGGATCAATTACATGATCCTGTACAGGTTCTTTGCCTACATCATACTTCCAAGGAGCAATCACAGGAGATCTCGTTCTATCTTCGTGACGGAAGCGAAGAAATTAGGCTATGAAGAGTTCTGCAGATGGGTGGACCTGATCCCCCAAACAAATGACAGTCTCACATGGCTGGATGAACTTGACGATGATGTCCAGGTCCTTTATGTCTCAGGTGATGAGGATCATCTATTCCTGAAGGATACTTTGAGATACAGCAGGAGGATAGGCAATTCCCGTGTTGAGATCATTGATAATTGCGGGCATGTCTGCTCTATCGAGCAATACGAGCAGTTCAATGATATCGTTCTCAGATATCTGAGATCTGTATTTGCCTGATCTCATCTTTTATTAATACTGACTGGCAATGTATGCAACAAGCATGTACCTGAAGAGCTTTCCTAAAAATACTAGTATAGTGAATTGAACAAAACTATATCTTAAAAGCCCTCCAGCAACGGCTATAGCATCTCCTATTCCTGGTAGCCAAGTGAACAACAGGGATATGCCTCCATATTTCTTAAAACTGCCTTCTGCTCGTCTTATCTGTTCATCGGAGATGCGCATGTACTTGCTTATAATAAGTCCTCTTCCCGTGAAACCTATGTAATAGGAAGTACATGCCCCCAGAAAATTTGCTACTGATGCTACAATCACTACTGTGTAGATATTAAATTTGTCAATGATCATTAGCGCTACTAATCCTTCTGAACCAAGGGGAAGAATAGTCGAAGCTAGAAAACTTGTGATGAAAAGGCTGATATAGCCATAATCTGTCAAAAGTGTTGTTATATCTACCATTCTTTCTTACCTCTTTTCAAAAGTTATAAATACATTCTTCATATATTTACTTATGCTGCAAAAGAAGATGGTATTTGGTTGGGTAATTACTATGTTAACTGAAAAAAATTATGGTATAAAGCTTCCACTTAATCTATTAAAAGTAGTCACTTTTTTGTTGATTCTATTAGTTCTCATCACTCCAGCACATGCAGGAACACCTGTAGTAGATACGCAAATTAGTTTCACTCCTGGCTTATATCCCGGAGAATCTTCTACCTTGAAAGTACTGGTATCTGAAGTTAGTGGAAATGATTGGGTAAAAGATGTTACTGTATCGGTACAGGTGTCACCCAGCAGTGGAGTTGTCATAAGCTCTCCTACTCAGAGTATATCCCGGATAAATAAAAAATCCAGTAACCTGTTCTCTTTCCCTGTAGAAATTACAAATAGTGCTACATCTGGAAATCGTAACATAGTTATTACCGTTAAATACTACGAAATGGATTTACTTAACATCAACACTCTTGGACCCTATTATATTGAAGATAGTCAATATTTCAATATTAAAAATCCTTATGGAAAAGTATCTGTAAGTACAAACCCAAAAAATGCAGAAATTTATATTGATGGGCAATACAAGGGAATATCTCCAATGACTATTTCCAATGTATTGCAAGGTAAACACACGTTGCTTCTGAAAAAAGAAGGATACAATGATTTAAGCACTACTATTACGGTCACACCAGATTCACAAAGCTCAATAAGCAAGACCCTTTCTCAAAAAACAGGTAGTGTTAGTATATCTACAACTCCAAGTGGAACTAAGGTGTATATAGATGACAAATATGCAGGCTCAAGTCCACTAACAGTGAATGGACTCCTTCCTGGTTCACATAGTATTTCTATCACCATGAATGATTATAGAGATGTCTCTGACACATTTTATATCAATGCAGGTGCCTCGACAACTTACAAAAAGTCATTAGTCAAGAAAAATGGGAACATTGATATTGATTCTACCCCAGCTGGTGCAAGTGTATATTTGGGAAGTAGCTATAAAGGAGTTACACCCCTCTATCTTGAAGGCATATCTCCTGGAACATATACCATTAATTTGGTTAAAGATGGTTATAACGACCTACAACGGACAGTAACTGTAAAAGACGGATCTACAGCTTCCGTTTCTGCATCCATGGAAAAACTGAGTGTTGCAGAAAAAGTGGTTACACAGGTTAGTGGGAAGAGCTCATCCCTTGGAATATCTAATAGCATTTCTACAGCAGATTCTGTTGCATTCAATGCACATTTACTTGAAGTTGGATTCGTTGTATTTGTGTTAATTCTATCAATATTCTTTACTCGAAAAATCCTCAAAAGAAGGAACGACACAACAACAACAAATATTGAAAACCAGACTGTGTTCAATAATATACACTATGGAGATAATATTGAGACACATATAACTGATTCAGTTGTTCAGCGGTCTAATATAGGGTCCAAACAAAAATCATGCCCTTATTGTAACGATGCAACAAATGCAGAAGGCTTTTGTTCTGCATGTGGAAGGAATATGGGGTGAAACTACATAAAAATAGTTTAGTAGAAATAAATAAAAATAAAAAAGTAAACTATTGTTCTCAGATGCACGCTTACTCTATATCCACTTCCAGTCCACCGACAAAACCTGTTATCAGGTTGAACACCACTGCTATGATCATACCACCGATAAACCCTATAACTGCATAGAATATCGGCAGGGTTATTATCGAACCGACACCGAACATGAGTCCACCGGCAAATCCCATTTCTCCCATCATGGAGCCCATTGCAATAGAGAACAGGCTCATGAAAGCTCCTATTATAAGTCCGAGTATTCCGTAAACTGCACCAAGTATCTTCCCAAGAGAGAAGACACCAACCTTGTTAATGTATTGTGTTGTCATATACGATCACTTCAAAAACAATTTAATATACAATGTTATTATATAAAAATAATTGCAATATCATTTTAGTATTTTATTAAGTACTATCTAGAGGTAAATGTAGAGCTAGATGTGAGGGATCATACACTTGATGGGAGGATTAAAAAGAAATCGAGAGACCGGGTAATTGTAAACCGTAAATTTAATAGCATTTTATCTAAATTACTATTCAGTTCAACTTTAACCATATATATTGAACAGTTGCGTACCAATTATTAATTTCAATAGTTTCAAGGCAGTTTGCCTGTATCATCCTGTGGATAGCCGGATGTGATCATATTATCTCTGGGGTTATGTAAAAAATGAAAAAAAGCTTGATGGATGTCATATTTGCTTCTGAGAAACGAAAAGCCGTTCTCCTGATGTTGATGAATGGGGAAAAGGAAATATCAGTTATCCTCAATTCATTGAAAACGTCACGGAATTCACTGCTTCCACAGATAAGGACCCTGGAAGAACACCATCTTGTTTGTCATCATAAAGATAGTTATAAATTGACAACTATCGGGAAAATTGTAGTTGGCAAAATGGTCCCTTTACTTGATAAGACCGAATTCCTGGATGTCGATATAGATCACTGGGGGACCCATGATATTGATTTCCTTTCTCCTGAGCTTCTGGAAGGAATAGGTAAACTTGCACAATGTAAAGTTGTCAGCCCACCTCTTTCAGGGATCTACAATCCTCCTGAAGAGATGTATGCTCATTATAGTGGTCCACATGAAATTACAGATGTATCTGCCAGAGATCCCGAAACTTCGGATTTTTTCCTTGTAGTTACCAGGACTCTTTACATGAATTTTGATGAGATCATCTCTTCGATGCTTGAGAGGAAGATGAAAATCAGGATCATAGTCTCGACTTCTTTATTTGAGAAGATACAGAACGGAGAGTACTCCTATTTTGCAGAGTTCCTTAAAAATAAGTTGTTCCGGTTCTATGTCTATCCTGAAAAAATAGACTTTCTTTCTTTCGGGTGCACTAGCGACTACCTTATTCTTCGTTTGCTGACAAATGATGGTGGATACGATAACAGGTATATGCTCTGTTCTGACCTGGAAGCGATCGAATGGGGTAATGGATTCTTTGAACATTACCTGGAGGATTCCATTCCGATAACCGAGCTGTATCAAAAGAACAAAAAACCAGCAGAGATGACATTAAATGAAAAGATCACTACTTGATGTAATATTCATGTCTGAAAAAAGAAAGACTGTTCTTTTATTGCTGGAGGATGGTCCAAAGGATATGAATACCCTTCTCGAATCCCTTCAAACTTCAAGGAATGCATTGCTTCCACAGCTCAAGATCCTTGAGGAGCATCACCTGATAACTCACTTTGATGATACTTGTGGATTGACAACTATCGGGAACATCGTTGTTGAAAGAATGGTCCCTTTATTGAATACGACTGAAGTTCTTGATATTGATGTGGATTATTGGGGAAGTCGTGATCTTAGTTTTATTCCCCCATACCTTATGGATAGGATCGACGAGCTCAGGAGTTGTGAAATGATCAATCCTCCTATCCATGATCTGTTTTCTATACACAGGTCGTTCAGCCCGAATATCTGGTCTCCAAATGTTTATGTTGTTACTAATTTAATGTATCCTGATATTGATTCAATAATTGCAGAAGCTATTAAGAATAAGGTTGAGTTCAACTATGTCGTTTCTCAGGAATTGCTTAACAAGATCAGGTCAAAATACCCGGATGAATTTGCAAAGTATATAAAGAGTGAATACTTCAAATTGTATGTTTGCAAAAGGGAAATGAAATTCTTCCACTTTACATTCGATACTTTCCATTTAGTAATGGGGTTATTGAACACTAAAGGGGATTTCGACCACAAGTTCCTGATATGTGAAGGCCAGGGTGCACTTGAATGGATAAAGGAGCTCTATGAATATTACCTGAAAGATTCAACGCTGATAACTGAGTTATAATAGCAACGATCATTTGTATTTCAGTGAACGGAAAAGACCCTTAGATGGTTTGTAAACCCTGTCAGGAAACCTTTCGACAAGTTTCCAGACACACCCATTGACAGTCTTCGGATGAAAAGCAGGGTCTGATTCCTTTATCTCAGAGATCAGCTCAGACCAGCGCAGACCATCAGGATGCTTATCAAGTATTGCAAGTGCTGTTGCGTTTATACGTTCAGTGACCCTGGATGAATGTATATCCGGTTCTGGTGTTCCTGTCATTAAAAGCTTGTTTGTTCTCTATCATTAAATGCTTTATCGGGATCATGGACTATGATCTGTCAGCCTGTAAGCAATAGATGGCGCCAGGGCTGTGACTATGAGCACAACTATCCAGACCCTTCCTTTCAATATATTGTAGTCGGCCAGAAGGTGTTCCCAGCTGTGACCTGCAACGTAGTGTCCAAAGAGGAACTCAAAGGCAACGGTCAGGAAGAGCCACATTATTCCAACGTACACATAATCTCTCGGACTGCCTGTAACCCCTGAATATTTGAAGAATACATAGGAGAATGCTATGATAAGTGTGCAGAAGATAAGAGTGCTCACCTGATGAGCACGTAGCTCTCCAAGAACCTCAGTATAAAATGAATTCCTGATGATCCCATTGATGATCGCAAGGATCACGAGGATGAACCATGCAACAATTGAGTAGATATAGATGAGCTTTTCCATATATCGTGGTTTCTTTTGGGAGTATAAATTTTTTGTCATCAGCTATGGTTTTTGTGAGATTTGGCGGGATGATTATGGATATTCTACGGGTAAACTACATTATATGAGGAAAAAGGCTAAAAGAAGTCTTTTACTCTAAATGGTCATGTTAGGGAAAGGTAGAAGATTAAAGGAGAAATTGATGTCAAGCACCTGTATTATGCCTTTAATTATATCAGATAAAAGAAAGATTTCTCCTGTCAATAAGTAATAGAGGATGAAACATGAACCAATAACAGTATAAAAAAGAATGCTCTGTCTATCTTTATCATAATTCTGTTCTCTTAGCCTAACTAACGTTCCTATTATAACTAAGGCAATTGCAGAAAAAGTTATTAGTGGCATATATGTAGAGGTTAAATTACTCAAGAAAAATCCAGTAAAAAATAGAATAATTGCCATTGTTCTAAATGTAAAGATGTAGAAATTATTCTTGTACCGAGCAATTTCATTTGCAGAATACAAAGCTAGGAAGTAGCCTGTTACGTTAAAAGACAATGATGTAATTCCTGATGTAGACGATATAATCATTGCTAAGAATATAAACAAATATGAGTAAATATGTAGTTGAGCAAACTGCACATATGTTTCTCCAGTAAATACACCATACAACGATTTAAAAACTGAAATTAAAAGCAGAGTACCAAAAATGTTAACATTTGTTTCTGCAATAGAAAAATTTGAACTTATAACCATAATTATAATAAACAAAAAATATAGCGCGCTAACTAAAGATGTATTAACAAATGAAATCTTTTGATTATAATGATAATTTACTGAATAAGATGTTTCTTCTTTTCTACGTGAAAACCTCAGAGATTGCCAGAACAATGCCTCACAAATTAGTACGAAAAAAAGCCCGATTACATATCCAGATTCTTTCAAAAAAACCATAAAAGCAAAGAATAAAAATAAAAATCCAAAAAAGTTTATGGTATAATACGTATCTTTTATATACTGACCTTCAAAACATTCTTCTTTATTTAAGAGTTTAACATTGAGTCCTGTTGACAATATTGCTAGTACTAGAACAATTATTGAATCAATTGGATCAAGCGAAAAAGTTTGAGTTAATAGAGTTCCATCAAATATTACAGATGCCATATAAACCATTTTGTTTTTTGTTGATTTTTTCTTTATGTGTAAGTTCAAATCTATTAATACATTTCGTTTTAATTTTGAATTGTTTTAAAATCCAACAAGGATTTTATTTGTTAGCAAAAGAGTTGCCAGATAGAGTTGTATATACCCCTAACCAAAAAGGGAGGTAAAATGAAAACTTTTTCATCACTCGCAAAATCAACCAATTAATCCTCCATCCCCTTCTCAACCTCAAGCACCTTAACCGCTATCTTCATCACAGAATCCGGATTCAGCGAGATTGAATCTATCCCCTCCTTTACCAAAAACTCTGCGAACTCCGGGTAATCGCTTGGAGCCTGACCACAGAGGCCGCTGTGTCTGTTGTTTCGTTTTGCACCCTGGATTGCCATTGAAACTATTTTCTTCACGGCTTCGTCGCGTTCGTCGAAGGTGGATGCAAGGATCTCGGAATCGCGGTCGACGCCGAGGGTGAGTTGTGTGAGGTCGTTGGAGCCGATGGAGAAGCCGTCGAAGTATTTGCTGAACTCGTCTATGAGCAGGACATTGCTCGGGATCTCGGTCATCATGTAGACCTTGAGGTCATTCTCTCCCCTTACAAGACCGTTCTTCTTCATCTCCTCAAGGACCTTTTTGGCTTCATCGATGCGACGGCAGAATGGGATCATGAGTATGAGGTTGGTCAGTCCCATCTCATCTCTCACTTTTTTCATGGCTTTACACTCAAGGGCGAAGCCTTCCCTGTAGCGCTCATCGTAGTAACGTGAAGCACCCCTGAAACCTATCATGGGGTTGTTCTCTTCGAACTCGAAATACTCTCCGCCTATGAGGCTGGCGTACTCATTTGACTTGAAATCGCTCATACGTACAACAACGGGCTTCGGGTGGAATGCTGCTGTGATCGTTGCAACACCCTGAGCGAGCTTCTCAACGAAGAAATCCGCCTTGTTCTCGTACCTGCCGGTGAGTTTGTCTATCTCTTCCAGCACTTCCTCATCCTCAACCTTCTCAGGATGCACAAGTGCCATGGGATGCACTTTGATGTAGCTCGTGATAATGAACTCCAGCCTTGCAAGTCCTATGCCATCATTCGGTATCATGGACATGGCAAAGGCTTCCTCTGGATTGCCCAGGTTCATCATGATCTCGGTCTTTGTCTTCTCAAGTCCCTTCAGGTCCACGGTCTCGATATGGAACGGAAGGATTCCTTCATACACCCTGCCTGCATCCCCCTCCGCACAGCTCACCGTCACATCCATCCCATCTCTCAGTTTTTCCGTTGCATCCTCTGCACCTACAACGGCAGGGATGCCAAGCTCACGGCTCACGATAGCTGCATGACATGTCCTTCCGCCTTTGTTTGTGATGATGGCAGCAGCTTTCTTCATCACAGGTTCCCAATCCGGGGTTGTGGTATCGGCAACCAGTATCTCCCCTGAACTGAACTCGGAAAGCTGTGATACATCAGGTATTACATGCACCTTCCCTGTAGCGATCTTAGCACCGACACTCCTTCCGGTGACAATGACATCAGCGGACCTGTCAAGGTAATAGGTCTCCAGAACATCCTTCCTCTTCTGTGATTGCACCGTTTCCGGTCTTGCCTGGACTATGAACAGCTCACCGGTCTCTCCATCCTTTGCCCATTCAATGTCCATAGGCATGCACTTGCCCTTCTTTCCTGAGTAGTGTTCCTCGATGGTGATCGCGAATTTTGCCAGGGCCAGTGCTTCATCATCAGTGATACAATAACGCTTCCTGTCAGCCTCCGGCACGTCAACATTACGTGTCAGTACCCGGGAATCTCCCCGACCGTATATCATCTTGATCTCTTTACTGCCGCGTTTCTTCTTGATTATGGGTCTGTATCCGTCTCCAAGAGTGGGTTTGAAAACATAGAACTCATCAGGGTTCACAAGTCCCTGTACCACGTTCTCACCAAGTCCGTAGGCCCCTGTGATGAATACCACGTTCTCAAAACCAGTTTCCGTATCAAGGGTAAAGATCACCCCGCTGGATGCAAGGTCCGAGCGGACCATCTTCATTACACCTATGGACAGGCCTACTTTGAAGTGGTCGAAACCGTTGTTCACCCTGTATGATATGGCCCTGTCCGTGAACAGTGATGCAAAACACCTGTTGCAGGCATCTTTTAGTGAATGGTAACCATGAATGTTCAGATATGTCTCCTGCTGTCCTGCAAATGATGCATTGGGCAGGTCCTCTGCTGTTGCAGAACTGCGTACAGCCACATCGACATCTTCCCCGTACTGCTCACAGAGCCTGTCGTATGCCTCTTTTATCTCATCCCACAGATCATCGGGGATACCGGCATCAAGTACCAGATTCCTTGCTTTCTTCCCCCTGCCGGCAAGGTCGGTGACATCATCGATATCCAGTCCTTCAAGTGTTCGTTTCAGTTCATCCAGAACTCCGGCATCTTCTAATACATGCCAGTACGCATCCGCAGTGACCGCAAAACCATTCGGTATCCTGATATCCTTATCTGTCAGTTCCCTGTACATCTCTCCAAGGGATGCGTTCTTTCCACCTACAGATGGAATGTCATCAATGCTTATTTCATCGAACCAGCGAACATATTTGCTGCCTGTCATCATCACCCGCTCCGTGTAAAAAATTCTTTACTTGTAATAGCATTGTTTTTGAAGGCTATTATTGTTTGTGGAAGATCAAGGATCAATAATGCTAAAAAAGTTCCATTGGGTAAATACAGATACTTCTATCCATCATTACCAATAGCAGATGCTGGACATGAACTCAGTGCCTCTTCACAGTTCCTTATCTCACTATCTGTTTCCGGCTGTTTGTAAACATACGAGTTCATGTTGTTCTCGTTCATCCTGAAATGATCAGGTGCCCTGTCATTGCATAACTGGCATGAGATACAACTGTTGTCAACATAATAAGGCCCGGGTACATTCTCAGGTACTCTCTTTTCTTTGTCTGCCATTTTCACTCCCCTTTAATTGGTACTTTAAGTAACAATTGTCATTTGAAGAACATATTAGATAAAATGTTAAGTCCGAGAACTGAATTTTGACAACTGTAAAATTCAGAACTGTTGAACCAGTGTATTATTAAACGACCTTCTCCTTTATGCAGTCAGACAGGACAATATCGAAAAGGAGCATACCATGGGCACACAGATAGGACAATTACTCAAAAAGGATCCGATAACCTACGAGGAACTCTCAGGTAAAGTGATAGCAATAGATGCATACAACACAATTTACCAGTTCCTGAGTGCCATTCGCCAGCGTGATGGTTCATTGCTCACAGATTCTTCAGGCAATCCGGTATCCCATCTCACAGGTCTGTTCTCAAGGACCAGCAAGTTGAGGGAATCCAATATCAAACCGGTTTTCATCTTTGACGGAAAGCCACCGGAGATGAAAAAAGAGACCCTTGAAAAGCGTAAGGAGTGCAAGGAGAATGCAGCCCTCAACTATGAGATAGCTAAAGATGAAGGCAACCTTGAGGACATGAAGAAATATGCACAGGGAACTTCCCGGATAACACCGGACATCCTTGACAGTTCAAAGAGAATACTTGAGCTCATGGGCATTCCCTGGATACAGGCAGAGTCTGAGGCAGAGGCGCAGGCGGCTTTCATGGTATCTCAGGGTGATGCAGACCTTGTTGGCTCACAGGATTATGATGTCTTCCTTTTTGGTGCAGAGGATGTGGTACGCAACCTTGGAAGCACCGGAAAGCGAAAGGTTCCGGGACAGAATAAGTATGTGGCAAAGACCCCGGAACACATCTCACTTTCATCCAGTCTCGAGGAACTGGATCTGAGCAGGGAACAGCTGATCGATCTTGCTATATGTATCGGTACGGATTTCAATGAAGGGATGCATCGTGTGGGTGCCAAGACCGCCCTGAAACTTATCAGGAAGCATGGTGATGTCAATACTGTGATAAGTGAAGAGGACAGGGACATTCGTGCATGTGCATCTGTGGAGGAGATCAGGGAGTTCTTCCTGAACCCGCCTGTTACTACAGATTATAGTCTCAAATGGAAAAAACCCTGCTCGGATGAATTATTCGATTTCCTTGTAACTGAGAGGGGTTTTTCTGAGAAGCAGGTAATGAAGAACACTCAGATACTGGAGGACAGGGCTGCTTCGGAGTGTCAGTCATGTCTTGGTGACTGGTGATCTATTCTCTTAATCCTGTCCTTTGCTGGATGCTACTCATTTTTTGATTATTTTCAATCATTTTCACTCATTTTTTGATGATCGTATTAAACTTAAATTGAAATTATTGTATATACACTATTGATCTTTTAGTATAATGGGAATATTTTAGTTAACCGACTAATTAAAATATGATTGTATTGTAGAAGATGGTGGGAAAGATATCATCTCCTCTGAGAAATATCTGAAGGTTGGATATACATTGCGAGGAATGAGATGACATCAGGAAATAATAATATTGGTTTTGCAGTATTTTGCTCTATTTTATTTTATAGGGAACGTTTACAGAAAGGGATGCTTTTTACTGAGAACAATAGAGTTCTCAGTCTTGATACCTGTCTATGATGAAACAGGGACATTAAAAGATATCTAAGATGTGTGTTTCAGTTATAGCTACCCTTTGTTTCAGTTGATTCCCATGAACTTCCGTGTATTATTGTGCTCCATAGATACCATGAAAAAACAAACAATATCAATATTAAAAGGAATACTTGTTCTTTTTATCCTTTATCTCTCTTTAGGAGTTCTGCTTGCAGCTTATTACAAAGTCAATCTCTAGATAAGTGACAGCTTGTCCTTTTATGCTGTATGGATAACTCCTTTCTGGGCTCACTGCTGCATCTATTAATGACTTCAAGTGGTGTGGACAGGACCATGATGTTTTGTTCGATCTCCTTATGATCGGGAGTGTGTTCTCTGAAAAGCAGGTCAGACCCAATATCTGAAAACCGGTGTACAAAATGGCTGTTTTGTAACAGCTATTTATATTTTGCCCATTTCTTTTGCCTTTCTGTTTCTTCCTTCTTCACATAATTATAAAAATAATATTTTGTTTCAGGAAATAAGATATGTGAATTACTGAAGGAGGAAGCCTTTTAAACCCATGAGCGAATCGACAGAATAACGTTGTTATATCACTCAATAAATGAATTTGGGGCACGAATGTTAACGGCGTTAACCGTCTGGTATAATTTGCTAATGAATTTGTGTCTCAAAACAATACGCAACAGGCAGACGAACTGCCTAACGGGCACAAAATTTTATACTAGCAGGACAAATTAATAAGTGGGAGAATATCATGAAGGCCGAGTTGATAAGTACGGTGTTTCTGTCGGAAAAGAGAAAGCAGACCCTCCTTATGTTAATGGATGGCCCGGCCACTGTTGACGAGATCAAGGATTCTCTTACAGGGACGACCAGTGCGATCATGGCCCAGGTGAAGATACTCTTCGAACAGGGACTCATCGAGCAGGAGGAGGACGAGTACAGGCTCACCTCTATTGGAAAGATGATCATGAAGAAGATCAAACCTCTTATCGAGGCCCTGAACGTGGTTGAACAGAATAAGAGTTACTGGGATAGCAGGAACCTTGAGTCCATACCTGAATTCCTGCTTGACAGGATTGGGGACCTTGGTGATGTCATGGTACATGAGCCTGACCTGAACCACCTTTTCGAGCCACCTAAAGAGCTGCTTGCAAGTCTCCGTGAGACAGAGAATGCCTGTACCTTCTATTCATATTTCTGTCCGTCATGTCCTAACAATTACTCTGAACTTGCAAAGAAAGGGATCAACTACAACCTCATACTCACACGTCCGGTCTATGAAAGGCTGAGGGATGAATATAAGGAACAGCACGATGCCATGATGAAAGGGGAGAACTCTCACATGTATATCTGTGATGATGAGGATGTGAAGATAGGTGCCCTTTCGGTAACTGATGGCATGATGCTTATAGCATTCTTCAACAAGG containing:
- a CDS encoding winged helix-turn-helix domain-containing protein; its protein translation is MKAELISTVFLSEKRKQTLLMLMDGPATVDEIKDSLTGTTSAIMAQVKILFEQGLIEQEEDEYRLTSIGKMIMKKIKPLIEALNVVEQNKSYWDSRNLESIPEFLLDRIGDLGDVMVHEPDLNHLFEPPKELLASLRETENACTFYSYFCPSCPNNYSELAKKGINYNLILTRPVYERLRDEYKEQHDAMMKGENSHMYICDDEDVKIGALSVTDGMMLIAFFNKDGSFDHKKVMSFKESARNWGLDLFQHFKKRSERIK